One genomic window of Streptomonospora nanhaiensis includes the following:
- a CDS encoding beta-ketoacyl-ACP synthase III, which produces MNIAPSAAGARIVGLGEYQPSNVVTNDDLAKRVDTSDEWIQTRVGIKERRIAGPEDTVVSMAVAAGGKALADAGLSPDDIDLVIVATCTLTEQIPNAAARVAARLGVTAPGAFDVNAACAGFSYALGLANDAIRSGSSRNALVIGSEKLSEWIDWDDRSTCVIFADGAGAAVVSAAETPGIGPVVWGSSGERAENIHLREGKYLYQEGQAVFRWATTELNKVAEEALRRAGVAPTDLHAFVPHQANLRIIESIARKLGAPQAIIARDIVTAGNTSSASIPLALARMAGRGELPSGSLVLVMGFGAGLSYSAQVLEIP; this is translated from the coding sequence ATGAACATCGCCCCCTCGGCCGCCGGCGCGCGCATCGTCGGCCTCGGCGAGTACCAGCCCAGCAACGTGGTCACCAACGACGACCTCGCCAAGCGGGTGGACACCTCCGACGAGTGGATCCAGACCCGCGTCGGCATCAAGGAGCGCCGCATCGCGGGCCCCGAGGACACCGTGGTGAGCATGGCGGTCGCGGCGGGCGGCAAGGCGCTGGCCGACGCCGGCCTCTCCCCCGACGACATCGACCTGGTGATCGTCGCCACGTGCACGCTGACCGAGCAGATCCCCAACGCGGCGGCGCGGGTGGCCGCGCGCCTGGGGGTCACCGCGCCCGGCGCCTTCGACGTCAACGCCGCCTGCGCGGGGTTCAGCTACGCCCTGGGCCTGGCCAACGACGCCATCCGCAGCGGGTCCTCGCGCAACGCCCTGGTCATCGGCTCGGAGAAGCTCTCGGAGTGGATCGACTGGGACGACCGCTCCACCTGCGTGATCTTCGCCGACGGCGCGGGCGCGGCGGTGGTGTCGGCGGCCGAGACCCCCGGCATCGGCCCGGTGGTGTGGGGCAGCTCCGGCGAGCGCGCCGAGAACATCCACCTGCGCGAGGGCAAGTACCTCTACCAGGAGGGCCAGGCGGTCTTCCGGTGGGCCACCACCGAGCTGAACAAGGTGGCCGAGGAGGCCCTGCGCCGCGCGGGCGTGGCGCCCACCGACCTCCACGCGTTCGTCCCGCACCAGGCCAACCTGCGCATCATCGAGTCCATCGCGCGCAAGCTGGGCGCGCCGCAGGCGATCATCGCCCGCGATATTGTCACCGCGGGCAACACCTCGTCCGCGTCGATCCCCCTCGCCCTTGCGCGCATGGCCGGGCGCGGCGAGCTGCCCTCGGGGAGCCTCGTGCTCGTTATGGGCTTCGGCGCCGGCCTGAGCTACTCGGCCCAGGTGCTGGAGATCCCCTAG
- a CDS encoding transposase: protein MTTNLDALLTALYVHLDDHVLPSREQPVKRGPNRLLTDAELVCVAVAQVLLRHDSERHWMRAAPARIGHLFPRLPGQSEYNRHLRDLGPALLTAARWLARAVPTWWERLRLMDGTPVRCGASRVTVNRSGLGEIAGYGMDKSHHAFYWGAKLMLITTAEGAVTAFSLAHPKELDERKQALHLLHVHDCAPGPGPVPIVCDKGFAGAGIETAAEEVGHLLIRPVRQDEPEPEVKVFPSRLRQRIEAVIWTLKNQLGLERHAARTTEGLWARTCQRVCALNAAIWHNWLIGAPVKRSLIAYDH, encoded by the coding sequence GTGACGACCAACCTTGACGCCCTTCTGACCGCACTCTACGTCCACCTGGACGACCACGTCCTGCCTTCGCGCGAACAACCCGTCAAACGCGGCCCCAACCGGCTTCTCACCGACGCCGAACTCGTCTGCGTCGCGGTGGCCCAGGTCCTGCTGCGCCATGACTCCGAACGTCACTGGATGCGCGCTGCCCCCGCCCGTATCGGCCACCTCTTCCCCCGCTTGCCCGGCCAGTCCGAGTACAACCGCCACCTGCGCGATCTGGGACCGGCCCTGCTCACAGCAGCGAGGTGGCTGGCCCGGGCCGTGCCCACCTGGTGGGAGCGCCTGCGGCTGATGGACGGCACCCCGGTGCGCTGCGGCGCCTCCCGCGTCACCGTCAACCGCTCCGGCCTGGGTGAGATCGCCGGGTACGGGATGGACAAGTCCCACCACGCCTTCTACTGGGGCGCCAAGCTCATGCTCATCACCACCGCTGAGGGGGCCGTCACCGCCTTCTCCCTGGCCCACCCCAAGGAGCTGGACGAACGCAAGCAGGCCCTGCACCTGCTCCACGTCCACGACTGCGCCCCCGGCCCAGGGCCAGTGCCGATCGTATGTGACAAGGGCTTCGCCGGAGCCGGCATCGAGACCGCCGCGGAGGAGGTGGGCCATCTGCTCATCCGCCCGGTCCGCCAGGACGAGCCCGAACCCGAGGTGAAGGTGTTCCCCTCCCGGCTGCGCCAGCGGATCGAGGCCGTCATCTGGACGCTGAAGAACCAGCTCGGCCTGGAGCGCCACGCCGCCCGCACCACCGAGGGCCTGTGGGCGCGCACCTGCCAGCGGGTGTGCGCGCTCAACGCCGCGATCTGGCACAACTGGCTGATCGGGGCCCCGGTCAAGCGGTCATTGATCGCTTACGACCACTGA
- a CDS encoding SseB family protein, protein MSTGNENPAPAAQPAFPANEVESALQRALEHSRAAEGDSGPVDPAPITDFLAALREAQVWIPLPQGSGTQEDGSVALPTLEVEGAPFIPVFTSMEQLGARSGDLPYTVLAARELAGAMPEGVGLALNPGNEASVPLYPATVAVLAR, encoded by the coding sequence ATGAGCACCGGCAACGAGAACCCCGCGCCCGCCGCGCAGCCGGCCTTCCCGGCCAACGAGGTCGAGTCGGCCCTGCAGCGGGCGCTGGAGCACTCGCGGGCCGCCGAGGGCGACAGCGGACCGGTCGACCCCGCGCCGATCACCGACTTCCTGGCGGCGCTGCGCGAGGCCCAGGTGTGGATCCCGCTGCCGCAGGGCTCGGGCACCCAGGAGGACGGCTCGGTGGCGCTGCCCACGCTGGAGGTCGAGGGGGCGCCGTTCATCCCGGTGTTCACCTCGATGGAGCAGTTGGGGGCGCGCAGCGGCGACCTGCCCTACACGGTGCTGGCGGCGCGCGAACTGGCCGGCGCGATGCCCGAGGGGGTCGGCCTGGCGCTGAACCCGGGCAACGAGGCCAGCGTGCCGCTGTACCCCGCCACGGTGGCCGTGCTGGCGCGGTGA
- a CDS encoding IS5 family transposase (programmed frameshift), with the protein MVRRHEITDTAWEQIAPLLPANRGRGGRWADHRTMLNGMLYKLATGCPWRDLPQRYGPWQSVYGRYRRWAADGTFDAIWSHVQTRQDAVGRIHWQVSIDSTAVRAHAHAAGARKKGSAQTKAAQALGRSRGGLTTKIHLAADGRGLPLALLLSPGNVNDCTMAPLLLAAIRVPRSGRGRPRTRPDGLIADKAYSLRALRRLLRRRRIRCTIPQRADQKANRAARGGRGGRPPAFDRGLYRQRNVVERCIGRLKHYRAIATRFDKLAAHYRAGIVLVSVMLWLNHDPQNTP; encoded by the exons GTGGTTCGACGACACGAGATCACCGACACCGCCTGGGAGCAGATCGCCCCGCTGCTGCCCGCAAACCGCGGACGCGGCGGCCGCTGGGCCGACCACCGCACCATGCTCAACGGCATGCTCTACAAACTCGCCACCGGATGCCCCTGGCGCGACCTGCCCCAACGCTACGGCCCCTGGCAAAGCGTCTACGGCCGCTACCGCCGCTGGGCCGCCGACGGCACCTTCGACGCGATCTGGTCCCACGTCCAGACACGCCAGGACGCCGTGGGCCGCATCCACTGGCAGGTCAGCATCGACTCCACCGCCGTGCGCGCCCACGCCCACGCCGCCGGCGCCCGAAAAAAGGGA TCGGCCCAGACAAAGGCCGCACAAGCCCTGGGACGCTCGCGGGGCGGGCTGACCACCAAGATCCACCTGGCCGCCGACGGGCGGGGCCTGCCCCTGGCCCTCCTGCTCAGCCCGGGCAACGTCAACGACTGCACCATGGCCCCCCTGCTGCTGGCCGCGATCAGGGTGCCCCGCAGCGGGCGGGGGCGCCCCCGCACCCGCCCCGACGGGCTGATCGCCGACAAGGCCTACTCCCTGCGGGCTCTGCGGCGGCTTCTGCGCCGGCGCAGGATCAGGTGCACGATCCCCCAGCGGGCCGACCAGAAGGCCAACCGCGCGGCGCGCGGCGGTCGGGGCGGGCGGCCGCCGGCCTTTGACCGGGGGCTCTACCGGCAGCGCAACGTGGTCGAGCGCTGCATCGGCCGGTTGAAGCACTACCGGGCGATCGCGACACGCTTCGACAAGCTCGCCGCCCACTACCGGGCCGGGATCGTGCTGGTCAGCGTGATGCTCTGGCTCAACCACGACCCACAAAACACGCCCTAG
- the fabF gene encoding beta-ketoacyl-ACP synthase II yields the protein MSTTEVVVTGLGATTPLGGDVATTWSALLEGRSGIDTLQEDWVADLPVHFAGRIAVEPSELLPRQRLRRLDRTQQFALIAAQEAWQDAGAPEVDPVRLGAVVSSGIGGILTVLEQYDTFRERGWKRVSPFTVPMLMPNGPAAAVALEFTARAGAHAPVSACASSAEAIADAIDMIRSGRADMVIAGGVEAAIHPLNIAAFASMRALSTRNDDPKTASRPWDANRDGFVMSEGAGMVVLESAEHAAARGARVYAVAAGAGYSDDAHDIVLPDPEGTGQARAITSVLADAGLRPSDIAHVNAHATSTPAGDVGETVAIRAALGDSAADRVAVTSTKSMTGHLLGGAGAVESIATVLALHEGRIPPTINIEELDPAVQVDIVRDKPRDLPADAVAAINESFGFGGHNIAVAFRRP from the coding sequence ATGAGTACCACCGAAGTCGTCGTCACGGGACTCGGCGCCACCACCCCCCTGGGAGGTGACGTCGCCACGACCTGGTCCGCACTCCTCGAAGGCCGGTCCGGTATCGACACGCTGCAGGAGGACTGGGTCGCCGACCTGCCGGTCCACTTCGCCGGCCGCATCGCGGTGGAGCCCAGCGAGCTGCTGCCGCGCCAGCGGCTGCGCCGCCTGGACCGCACCCAGCAGTTCGCGCTGATCGCCGCCCAGGAGGCTTGGCAGGACGCCGGCGCCCCCGAGGTCGACCCCGTCCGCCTGGGCGCGGTCGTCTCCAGCGGCATCGGCGGCATCCTGACCGTGCTGGAGCAGTACGACACCTTCCGCGAACGCGGCTGGAAGCGGGTGTCGCCGTTCACCGTGCCGATGCTGATGCCCAACGGCCCGGCCGCCGCCGTCGCGCTGGAGTTCACCGCCCGCGCCGGCGCGCACGCGCCGGTGAGCGCCTGCGCCTCCAGCGCCGAGGCGATCGCCGACGCCATCGACATGATCCGCAGCGGCCGCGCCGACATGGTGATCGCCGGCGGCGTCGAGGCCGCCATCCACCCGCTCAACATCGCCGCGTTCGCCTCGATGCGGGCGCTGTCGACCCGCAACGACGACCCCAAGACCGCCTCGCGGCCCTGGGACGCCAACCGCGACGGCTTCGTCATGAGCGAGGGCGCCGGCATGGTCGTGCTGGAGTCCGCCGAGCACGCGGCCGCCCGCGGCGCCCGGGTCTACGCCGTTGCCGCCGGGGCGGGCTACTCCGACGACGCCCACGACATCGTGCTGCCCGACCCCGAGGGCACCGGGCAGGCCCGCGCCATCACCTCGGTGCTGGCCGACGCGGGGCTGCGCCCCTCCGACATCGCCCACGTCAACGCGCACGCCACCTCCACCCCGGCCGGCGACGTCGGCGAGACCGTGGCCATCCGGGCGGCGCTGGGCGACTCCGCCGCCGACCGCGTGGCGGTCACCTCGACCAAGTCGATGACCGGCCACCTGCTGGGCGGCGCCGGGGCCGTGGAGTCCATCGCGACCGTGCTCGCCCTGCACGAGGGCCGGATCCCGCCGACCATCAACATCGAGGAGCTGGACCCCGCGGTCCAGGTGGACATCGTGCGCGACAAGCCGCGCGACCTGCCCGCCGACGCGGTGGCGGCCATCAACGAGTCCTTCGGGTTCGGCGGCCACAACATCGCCGTGGCGTTCCGCCGCCCCTAG
- a CDS encoding ACP S-malonyltransferase has product MSERFESWSDVVGLDLKRYGTTADADEIRDTAVAQPLLVGAGLAATVALFGDLAAAPESIDAVAGHSVGELVAAGVAGVLRPEDALALVAERGRAMADAAAQTATGMTAVLGGDRAEVLAAIESHGLTPANDNGSGQIVAAGTLEQLAALAADPPARTRLRPLSVAGAFHTHHMAPAVERVARLAKTITPADPRTRLLSVRDGAVVSGGAEYLDRLVAQISAPVRWDSVTETLAGLGVTALIELPPAGTLTGLAKRALPGVERLAVKTPEDLDRARELVAEHAGTPAPEPEGRS; this is encoded by the coding sequence ATGTCCGAGCGCTTCGAGAGCTGGTCCGACGTCGTCGGACTGGACCTGAAGCGCTACGGCACCACGGCCGACGCCGACGAGATCCGCGACACCGCCGTCGCCCAGCCGCTGCTGGTCGGCGCGGGCCTGGCGGCGACCGTCGCGCTCTTCGGCGACCTCGCGGCCGCCCCCGAGTCCATCGACGCCGTGGCCGGCCACAGCGTCGGCGAACTGGTCGCGGCCGGCGTCGCCGGCGTGTTGCGCCCCGAGGACGCGCTGGCGCTGGTCGCCGAGCGCGGCCGGGCCATGGCCGACGCGGCGGCCCAGACCGCCACCGGCATGACCGCGGTGCTGGGCGGCGACCGCGCCGAGGTGCTGGCCGCCATCGAGTCCCACGGGCTGACCCCCGCCAACGACAACGGCTCCGGGCAGATCGTGGCCGCGGGCACGCTGGAGCAGCTGGCCGCGCTGGCGGCCGACCCGCCCGCGCGCACCCGGCTGCGCCCGCTGTCGGTGGCCGGCGCCTTCCACACCCACCACATGGCCCCGGCCGTGGAGCGGGTGGCGCGCCTGGCCAAGACCATCACCCCCGCCGACCCCCGCACCCGGCTGCTGTCGGTGCGCGACGGCGCGGTGGTCTCCGGCGGCGCCGAGTACCTGGACCGCCTGGTGGCCCAGATCAGCGCCCCCGTGCGCTGGGACTCCGTCACCGAGACCCTCGCCGGCCTGGGCGTGACCGCACTGATCGAACTGCCCCCCGCCGGCACGCTGACCGGCCTGGCCAAGCGGGCCCTGCCCGGCGTGGAGCGCCTGGCGGTCAAGACCCCCGAGGACCTCGACCGCGCCCGCGAACTCGTCGCCGAGCACGCCGGGACCCCCGCACCCGAACCGGAAGGCCGCTCCTGA
- a CDS encoding SGNH/GDSL hydrolase family protein, whose protein sequence is MTDLETTPPGTGQAEPAVIRSYVAIGDSLTEGLDDPAPDGGYRGFADRLAEHLGAAAPGFCYANLAVRGRRVRHIFGEQLEQTLRFAPDLVTVHAGGNDVLRPTTNLDTLAAEFEAGVRRLRDAGIRVVILSGHDTGWVPVLRVYRGRIAVFSMHLRAIAERTASDIVDLWSLGALNDPRAWSVDRLHFNAAGHGIVAARIAELLGCPMGPRELWARPWETPPERLPRILRRRENWRWARHHLVPWLGRRALGRSSGDGRLPKRPELAELAGPAAGPEGAGAAEALDVPDTVEAPEAFTAAAEQRQADRLDPR, encoded by the coding sequence GTGACTGACCTGGAGACTACTCCCCCGGGGACCGGCCAGGCGGAGCCGGCGGTCATACGCTCCTACGTCGCCATCGGCGACAGCCTGACCGAGGGACTGGACGACCCCGCGCCCGACGGCGGCTACCGGGGCTTCGCCGACCGACTGGCCGAACACCTCGGCGCCGCCGCGCCCGGCTTTTGCTACGCCAACCTCGCCGTGCGGGGGCGGCGCGTGCGGCACATCTTCGGCGAGCAGCTGGAGCAGACCCTGCGCTTCGCCCCCGACCTGGTCACCGTGCACGCGGGCGGCAACGACGTCCTGCGCCCCACGACCAACCTCGACACCCTGGCCGCCGAGTTCGAGGCGGGGGTGCGGCGGCTGCGCGACGCCGGGATCCGGGTCGTCATCCTGTCCGGCCACGACACCGGCTGGGTGCCGGTCCTGCGGGTCTACCGGGGCCGCATCGCGGTCTTCAGCATGCACCTGCGCGCCATCGCCGAGCGCACCGCCAGCGACATCGTCGACCTGTGGTCGCTGGGCGCCCTCAACGACCCCCGCGCCTGGAGCGTGGACCGGCTGCACTTCAACGCCGCCGGCCACGGGATCGTCGCCGCCCGCATCGCCGAACTGCTGGGGTGCCCCATGGGCCCCCGCGAACTGTGGGCGCGGCCCTGGGAGACCCCGCCGGAGCGGCTGCCGCGCATCCTGCGCCGCCGCGAGAACTGGCGCTGGGCCCGCCACCACCTGGTGCCCTGGCTGGGCCGGCGCGCCCTGGGCCGCTCCTCGGGCGACGGGCGGCTGCCCAAGCGCCCGGAGCTGGCCGAACTGGCGGGGCCCGCCGCCGGCCCCGAGGGAGCCGGGGCGGCGGAGGCCCTGGACGTCCCCGACACGGTCGAGGCCCCCGAGGCGTTCACGGCCGCCGCCGAGCAGCGCCAGGCCGACCGGCTCGATCCGCGCTGA
- the sufU gene encoding Fe-S cluster assembly sulfur transfer protein SufU produces the protein MQLEAMYQEIILDHYRNPHNKGLREPHDGEAHHINPTCGDEVTLRVRLEPAGEGLDGSATVADISYDSMGCSISQASASVLTDLLIGRTVDDGMRVLAEFTELMHSKGQGEPDEDVLEDAVAFAGVSKYPARIKCALLAWMAWKDATAQSLETEKEGAS, from the coding sequence ATGCAGCTTGAGGCCATGTACCAGGAGATCATCCTGGACCACTACCGCAACCCCCACAACAAGGGGCTGCGGGAGCCGCACGACGGCGAGGCCCACCACATCAACCCCACCTGCGGCGACGAGGTCACCCTCCGGGTGCGCCTCGAACCCGCCGGGGAGGGCCTCGACGGCTCGGCCACCGTCGCCGACATCTCCTACGACAGCATGGGCTGCTCGATCAGCCAGGCCAGCGCCTCGGTGCTGACCGACCTGCTGATCGGGCGGACCGTCGACGACGGCATGCGGGTCCTGGCGGAGTTCACCGAGCTGATGCACTCCAAGGGCCAGGGCGAGCCCGACGAGGACGTCCTGGAGGACGCGGTGGCCTTCGCCGGGGTCTCCAAATACCCTGCCCGTATCAAGTGCGCCCTGCTCGCCTGGATGGCGTGGAAGGACGCGACCGCCCAGTCCCTGGAAACGGAGAAGGAGGGCGCCTCATGA
- a CDS encoding metal-sulfur cluster assembly factor, which produces MTEQDSTATAPEPTGDEALIEEISEALKDVIDPELGVNVVDLGLLYGVNVDGGTITLDMTLTSAACPLTDVIEDQANSALDEFERDVKINWVWMPPWGPDKITDDGRDQLRMLGFNV; this is translated from the coding sequence ATGACCGAGCAGGACTCCACCGCCACCGCGCCGGAGCCCACCGGCGACGAGGCGCTGATCGAGGAGATCAGCGAGGCGTTGAAGGACGTCATCGACCCCGAGCTGGGGGTCAACGTGGTCGACCTCGGCCTGCTCTACGGGGTCAACGTCGACGGCGGCACCATCACCCTGGACATGACGCTGACCAGCGCGGCCTGCCCGCTGACCGACGTCATCGAGGACCAGGCCAACTCCGCGCTGGACGAGTTCGAGCGCGACGTCAAGATCAACTGGGTCTGGATGCCGCCGTGGGGTCCGGACAAGATCACCGACGACGGCCGCGACCAGCTGCGGATGCTCGGCTTCAACGTCTGA
- a CDS encoding acyl carrier protein, with translation MAQHTEQEILDGLGEIIDEIAGVPAAEVTPEKSFVDDLDIDSLSMVEIAVAAQDKFGVEIPDDQLKDLKTVQDVVNFIQK, from the coding sequence ATGGCGCAGCACACCGAGCAGGAGATCCTCGACGGCCTCGGCGAGATCATCGACGAGATCGCCGGTGTCCCGGCCGCCGAGGTCACCCCGGAGAAGAGCTTCGTGGACGACCTCGACATCGACTCCCTGTCCATGGTCGAGATCGCGGTCGCCGCCCAGGACAAGTTCGGGGTCGAGATCCCCGACGACCAGCTCAAAGACCTCAAGACGGTCCAGGACGTCGTCAACTTCATCCAGAAGTAG
- a CDS encoding cysteine desulfurase, producing MTTSELGRLDVEAVRADFPILARTVRDERPLVYLDSGATSQKPRQVLDAERAFYERHNAAVHRGAHQLAEEATDAYERARATIAAFIGARTGEVVFTKNATEAINLVAYAMSNAATSGPAYERFRVGPGDEVVVTEMEHHANLVPWQQLCQRTGATLRWFSVTPDGRLDLSDIDSLINERTKVVALAHQSNVLGTVNPVTAIAERAHAHGALVVADAAQSVPHMPVDVAELGVDFLAFSGHKMLGPNGIGVLWGRQELLAGMPPFITGGSMIGTVHIDHSTWADPPQRFEAGVPMAPQAVGLAAACDYLSALGMDNVLAHEQAVTAYALKQVGSLPGVRIIGPTDTADRGSAVSFTVEDIHPHDVGQVLDDLGVEVRVGHHCAWPLHRCYETVATTRASFYVYTTFAEIDALAEGIQAAQRFFGTAAAR from the coding sequence GTGACCACGAGCGAGCTGGGGCGCCTCGACGTCGAGGCGGTGCGGGCGGACTTCCCGATCCTGGCCCGCACCGTCCGCGACGAGCGCCCGCTGGTGTACCTGGACTCCGGGGCGACCTCCCAGAAGCCGCGGCAGGTCCTCGACGCCGAACGCGCCTTCTACGAACGCCACAACGCGGCGGTGCACCGCGGCGCGCACCAGCTCGCCGAGGAGGCCACCGACGCCTACGAGCGGGCCCGCGCCACCATCGCGGCGTTCATCGGGGCGCGCACCGGCGAGGTCGTGTTCACCAAGAACGCCACCGAGGCCATCAACCTGGTCGCCTACGCCATGAGCAACGCCGCGACCAGCGGCCCCGCCTACGAGCGCTTCCGGGTGGGCCCCGGCGACGAGGTCGTCGTCACCGAGATGGAGCACCACGCCAACCTGGTGCCCTGGCAGCAGCTGTGCCAGCGCACCGGCGCCACGCTGCGCTGGTTCTCGGTGACCCCCGACGGCCGGCTCGACCTCTCCGACATCGACTCGCTCATCAACGAGCGCACCAAGGTCGTGGCACTGGCCCACCAGTCCAACGTCCTGGGCACGGTCAACCCGGTCACCGCCATCGCCGAGCGGGCCCACGCCCACGGCGCCCTGGTGGTGGCCGACGCCGCGCAGTCGGTGCCGCACATGCCGGTCGACGTCGCCGAGCTGGGCGTGGACTTCCTGGCGTTCTCCGGGCACAAGATGCTCGGCCCCAACGGCATCGGCGTGCTGTGGGGGCGCCAGGAGCTGCTCGCGGGCATGCCGCCGTTCATCACCGGCGGCTCCATGATCGGCACCGTCCACATCGACCACTCCACCTGGGCCGACCCGCCGCAGCGCTTCGAGGCCGGGGTGCCCATGGCGCCCCAGGCGGTCGGCCTGGCCGCGGCCTGCGACTACCTCAGCGCGCTGGGCATGGACAACGTCCTGGCCCACGAGCAGGCCGTCACGGCCTACGCGCTCAAGCAGGTGGGGTCGCTGCCGGGCGTGCGGATCATCGGGCCCACCGACACCGCGGACCGCGGGTCGGCGGTGTCGTTCACGGTCGAGGACATCCACCCCCACGACGTCGGCCAGGTGCTCGACGACCTCGGGGTGGAGGTGCGGGTGGGCCACCACTGCGCGTGGCCGCTGCACCGGTGCTATGAGACCGTGGCCACCACCCGGGCCTCGTTCTACGTCTACACCACCTTCGCCGAGATCGACGCGCTGGCCGAGGGGATCCAGGCCGCCCAGCGGTTCTTCGGCACGGCGGCGGCACGCTAG
- a CDS encoding EAL domain-containing protein gives MSSGGGWTPTPGGAPDDVLIFRPIVDLDSGAVLAVDAHVRYGDDPAARDPAILAAGLARLVRRATAHETLLPLVLPLPAWAVASSPETFQLFEETLRRCGRRPRDVTLMLGADLPRAHRGDLVRGVARLREQGFRCAFGTASVAPDLLLEARPFLVRIDPEIVDGLPSDQRRAALIDGLARIGHGSGVFPMAAGVRSPGQVHRLRESGVRLAQGPLFADDGWAPGDRVAVVPDSSVESAFAGHDAGPYVTEFMLPPVAMTKEATAEEVLEAFSADTALNSVVLIDHRERPIALIDRARFLLAVTGPYGHALHAKRPAHRLADPPRTVPRTFRAMAALRVAGAERDRVYDDLITVNEFGQCTGIVHVGDLIRSLAAGDSPA, from the coding sequence GTGAGCAGCGGTGGCGGCTGGACCCCCACTCCAGGTGGCGCACCGGACGACGTGCTGATCTTCCGCCCGATTGTCGACCTCGACTCCGGCGCCGTGCTGGCCGTCGACGCCCATGTGCGCTACGGCGACGACCCCGCGGCGCGCGACCCCGCCATTCTGGCGGCCGGCCTGGCGCGGCTCGTGCGCCGCGCCACCGCGCACGAGACCCTGCTTCCGCTGGTGCTGCCGCTCCCGGCGTGGGCGGTGGCCTCCTCCCCCGAGACCTTCCAGCTGTTCGAGGAGACGCTGCGCCGCTGCGGCCGCCGCCCGCGCGACGTCACCCTGATGCTGGGCGCCGACCTGCCCCGGGCGCACCGCGGCGACCTGGTGCGCGGGGTGGCCCGGCTGCGCGAGCAGGGGTTCCGCTGCGCGTTCGGCACCGCATCGGTGGCGCCCGACCTGCTGCTTGAGGCGCGCCCGTTCCTGGTGCGCATCGATCCCGAGATCGTCGACGGGCTGCCCTCCGACCAGCGCCGCGCCGCGCTGATCGACGGCCTGGCGCGCATCGGCCACGGCAGCGGGGTGTTCCCGATGGCCGCCGGGGTGCGCTCGCCCGGCCAGGTGCACCGGCTGCGGGAGTCGGGGGTGCGGCTGGCGCAGGGGCCGCTGTTCGCCGACGACGGCTGGGCGCCGGGCGACCGGGTGGCCGTGGTGCCCGACTCCTCGGTGGAGTCGGCGTTCGCCGGCCACGACGCCGGACCCTACGTCACCGAGTTCATGCTGCCGCCGGTGGCCATGACCAAGGAGGCCACCGCCGAGGAGGTGCTGGAGGCGTTCAGCGCCGACACCGCCCTCAACAGCGTGGTGCTGATCGACCACCGCGAGCGCCCGATCGCGCTGATCGACCGCGCGCGGTTCCTGCTGGCGGTCACCGGGCCCTACGGCCACGCGCTGCACGCCAAGCGGCCGGCGCACCGCCTGGCCGACCCTCCGCGCACGGTCCCGCGCACCTTCCGCGCGATGGCGGCGCTGCGGGTGGCCGGCGCCGAGCGCGACCGGGTCTACGACGACCTCATCACGGTCAACGAGTTCGGGCAGTGCACGGGGATCGTGCACGTGGGCGACCTGATCCGCAGCCTGGCCGCGGGCGACTCCCCCGCCTAG